Proteins from a genomic interval of Pogoniulus pusillus isolate bPogPus1 chromosome 30, bPogPus1.pri, whole genome shotgun sequence:
- the ANHX gene encoding anomalous homeobox protein: MGNPPPLSLCPEGLQTRGYSDEVRRQLRSFAAEVTANPDKKQREELAKDMNLQPTQVYNWFANYRRRQKSFPAPVEQLSQSCPGRALTHHPKEGQGEGFYAPQAADGSCVGSGSEQLEITLRPCDPGWEQSAADLNKPPEGTYLKMLESSFVQSSELCEKRTSNASWSAHIPRQPMGFGTEAVLEPGTCFSAAVLQPREVPGNSDGSPQLADSALCPRGSLTFPDEQLAMGQAPCSTRGVSSSMWTPSMEGVRAHLSKVPQGGCIEICSGRTLHSQI, from the exons ATGGG GAATCCTCCACCACTTTCCCTGTGTCCAGAAGGTCTGCAGACCCGAGGATACTCAGATGAAGTCCGCCGGCAGCTGCGCAGCTTTGCTGCAGAGGTCACAGCAAACCCAGACAAGAAGCAGCGG GAGGAGTTGGCTAAGGACATGAACCTGCAGCCAACTCAGGTCTATAACTGGTTTGCAAATTATCGGCGCCGTCAGAAGTCCTTCCCCGCTCCTGTGgaacagctcagccagtcctgCCCCGGGAGGGCTCTCACTCACCACCCTAAGGAGGGGCAGGGTGAAGGATTCTAcgctccacaggctgcag ATGGATCTTGTGTTGGAAGCGGCTCTGAGCAACTGGAGATAACCCTCAGGCCCTGTGACCCAGGGTGGGAGCAGTCAGCTGCAGATCTGAATAAGCCTCCTGAAGGAACGTATTTAAAGATGCTAGAATCCAG CTTtgtgcagagcagtgagctGTGTGAGAAGAGGACGAGCAATGCCTCGTGGAGCGCTCACATCCCCAGACAACCTATGGGCTTTGGCactgaggctgtgctggaaCCAGGAACCTGCTTCAGTGCAGctgtcctgcagcccagagaagtgCCAGGCAACAGTGATGGCAGCCCCCagctggctgactctgccctgtgccctcgTGGGTCTCTGACCTTCCCAGATGAGCAGCTGGCCATGGGGCAGGCCCCTTGCAGCACCAGAGGAGTCTCTAGCTCCATGTGGACCCCAAGTATGGAAG GTGTCAGAGCTCACTTGAGCAAAGTCCCTCAAGGTGGCTGTATTGAGATCTGTTCAGGAAGAACACTACACAGTCAGATTTAG